A stretch of the Rhodanobacteraceae bacterium genome encodes the following:
- a CDS encoding thermostable hemolysin, whose product MLEQVDGRHPLRARAEHFIADRYRQSYGAEVASFMPFLLAMLDADGNIQAAAGLRCAGQGPLFAEQYLDAPVESLLSERFASPVARSQIAEVGHLSGVGNGAGRRFFPLIAAYLQSIHLDWAVFVATAPLRELFARIQLRPLALAPARAERLGSMAPAWGSYYQHDPWVIGGPLHLGQHLLTARP is encoded by the coding sequence TTGCTGGAGCAAGTGGATGGCCGTCATCCCTTGCGGGCCCGCGCCGAGCATTTCATCGCCGATCGCTATCGCCAGAGCTATGGCGCTGAAGTGGCCAGCTTCATGCCTTTTCTGCTGGCGATGTTGGATGCCGACGGAAACATTCAGGCTGCCGCCGGCTTGCGCTGCGCCGGGCAGGGCCCCTTGTTTGCCGAACAGTACCTGGACGCGCCAGTGGAATCGCTGTTGTCGGAGCGTTTTGCGTCACCGGTAGCGCGATCACAGATCGCGGAAGTCGGCCATCTGAGCGGCGTGGGCAACGGCGCTGGCAGACGATTTTTCCCGCTGATTGCGGCCTATCTGCAGAGCATCCATCTCGATTGGGCCGTGTTCGTGGCCACCGCACCCTTGCGGGAGTTGTTCGCCCGTATCCAGCTTCGTCCGCTGGCGCTGGCACCGGCAAGGGCCGAGCGACTGGGATCCATGGCCCCCGCCTGGGGCAGCTATTACCAGCATGATCCATGGGTGATCGGCGGTCCCTTGCATCTAGGCCAGCACCTGCTGACGGCCCGCCCATGA
- the infA gene encoding translation initiation factor IF-1, translating into MSKEDHIEMEGTVLETLPNTMFRVQLENGHVITAHISGRMRKNYIRILTGDKVKIEMTPYDLSKGRITFRQK; encoded by the coding sequence ATGTCCAAAGAAGATCATATCGAGATGGAAGGCACGGTCCTCGAGACCCTGCCCAACACCATGTTCCGCGTGCAGCTGGAGAATGGGCATGTCATTACCGCCCACATTTCCGGTCGTATGCGCAAGAACTACATCCGCATCCTGACCGGCGACAAGGTCAAGATCGAGATGACCCCCTACGACCTGAGCAAGGGTCGCATCACCTTCAGGCAGAAGTAA
- the clpA gene encoding ATP-dependent Clp protease ATP-binding subunit ClpA, with product MFSKDLELTISQSYKEARAKRHEFMTVEHLLLALIENPSAAQVLKACGADLGKLSDETRSIIEETVPMLPADDERDTQPTLGFQRVLQRAVYHVQSSGKKEVTGANVLVAIFGEKDSHAAYLLQKQDITRLDVVNYISHGIAKIPQDPVRGESGGDREADGAGEGEKQSALQAYASNLNEQARQGKIDPLIGRADEIERTIQVLCRRRKNNPLYVGEAGVGKTALAEGLAKRIVDEDVPEVLKDAVIFSLDLGALVAGTKYRGDFEKRLKQVVAELKRIPKAILFIDEIHTIIGAGSASGGVMDASNLIKPLLGSGEMRCIGSTTFQEFRGIFEKDRALTRRFQKIDVVEPTIADTIEILRGLKSRFEEHHQVEYAPEALKAAVDLSVKHIHDRFLPDKAIDVIDEAGARQRLLTEDKRKRVIDTEEVEYIVAKMARIPAKHVSASDKDVLRNLDRNLKMVVFGQEEAIDVLTAAIKMSRSGLGDPNKPIGSFLFAGPTGVGKTEVTRQLAMILGIELIRFDMSEYMEAHTVSRLVGAPPGYVGFDQGGLLTEAVTKHPHAVLLLDEIEKAHPDVFNLLLQVMDRGVLTDTNGREANFRNVVLVMTTNAGASQAARRSMGFVEQDHSTDAMEIIRRGFTPEFRNRLDAIIQFTALDRATILRVVDKFIIELESQLADKHVALSVDESARGWLADKGFDPQMGARPMARVIQDHIKRKLADELLFGALVGGGKVTVAMLDEQLSVTTEAAAPEAADAAVV from the coding sequence ATGTTCAGCAAGGACCTGGAACTGACCATCAGTCAGAGCTACAAGGAAGCTCGGGCGAAACGGCATGAATTCATGACCGTCGAGCATCTGTTGCTCGCGCTGATCGAAAATCCCTCTGCGGCCCAGGTGCTCAAGGCCTGCGGAGCCGACCTCGGCAAGCTCTCCGATGAGACCCGTTCGATCATCGAAGAGACCGTGCCAATGTTGCCGGCCGATGACGAGCGCGACACCCAGCCCACGCTGGGCTTCCAGCGCGTGCTGCAGCGGGCTGTCTACCACGTGCAGTCCTCGGGCAAGAAGGAGGTAACCGGCGCCAATGTGCTGGTGGCCATCTTCGGCGAGAAGGACTCGCACGCGGCCTATCTGCTGCAGAAGCAGGACATCACCCGGCTGGATGTGGTCAATTACATTTCCCACGGTATTGCCAAGATTCCGCAGGATCCGGTGCGCGGCGAGTCCGGTGGTGATCGCGAGGCCGATGGGGCCGGCGAGGGCGAGAAGCAGAGCGCCCTGCAGGCCTATGCCAGCAACCTGAACGAGCAGGCGCGCCAGGGCAAGATCGACCCGCTGATCGGCCGCGCCGACGAGATCGAGCGCACCATCCAGGTGCTCTGCCGTCGTCGCAAGAACAATCCGCTGTACGTGGGCGAGGCCGGCGTCGGCAAGACCGCGCTGGCCGAAGGCCTGGCCAAGCGCATCGTCGATGAAGACGTGCCTGAAGTGCTCAAGGATGCGGTGATCTTCTCGCTGGATCTGGGCGCGCTGGTGGCCGGCACCAAGTACCGCGGTGATTTCGAGAAGCGTCTCAAGCAGGTGGTTGCCGAACTCAAGCGCATTCCCAAGGCCATTCTGTTCATCGACGAGATCCACACCATCATCGGTGCCGGTTCGGCCTCGGGCGGGGTCATGGATGCCAGCAATCTGATCAAGCCGCTGCTGGGCTCCGGTGAGATGCGTTGCATCGGCTCCACCACCTTCCAGGAATTCCGCGGCATCTTCGAGAAGGACCGGGCACTGACCCGGCGCTTCCAGAAGATCGATGTGGTCGAGCCGACCATCGCCGACACCATCGAGATCCTGCGTGGTCTGAAGTCACGCTTCGAGGAACATCATCAGGTCGAGTACGCGCCGGAAGCGCTGAAGGCCGCGGTGGATCTGTCGGTCAAGCATATCCACGACCGCTTCCTGCCGGACAAGGCCATCGATGTCATCGACGAGGCTGGCGCCCGCCAGCGCCTGCTCACCGAGGACAAGCGCAAGCGTGTCATCGATACCGAGGAAGTCGAGTACATCGTGGCCAAGATGGCGCGGATCCCGGCCAAGCATGTGTCAGCCTCCGACAAGGATGTGCTGCGCAATCTCGACCGCAACCTGAAGATGGTGGTCTTCGGTCAGGAAGAGGCCATCGATGTGCTCACCGCCGCGATCAAGATGTCGCGTTCGGGTCTGGGCGATCCCAACAAGCCGATCGGCTCCTTCCTGTTCGCAGGCCCCACCGGCGTCGGCAAGACCGAGGTCACGCGCCAGCTGGCGATGATCCTCGGCATCGAACTGATCCGCTTCGACATGTCCGAGTACATGGAAGCGCACACGGTGTCGCGCCTGGTCGGCGCACCTCCGGGCTATGTCGGCTTTGATCAGGGCGGATTGCTGACCGAGGCGGTAACCAAGCATCCGCATGCGGTATTGCTGCTCGATGAGATCGAAAAGGCGCATCCGGATGTGTTCAACCTGCTGCTGCAGGTGATGGACCGTGGCGTGCTCACCGACACCAACGGTCGGGAAGCCAATTTCCGCAATGTGGTGCTGGTGATGACCACCAATGCCGGCGCCTCACAGGCAGCGCGGCGGAGCATGGGCTTCGTTGAGCAGGATCATTCCACCGATGCGATGGAAATCATCCGCCGGGGCTTCACGCCCGAGTTCCGCAATCGGCTAGACGCCATCATCCAGTTCACGGCGCTTGATCGCGCCACCATCCTGCGCGTGGTCGACAAGTTCATCATAGAACTGGAGTCGCAGCTGGCCGACAAGCATGTGGCCTTGAGCGTGGACGAAAGCGCCCGAGGCTGGTTGGCCGACAAGGGTTTCGACCCGCAGATGGGTGCCCGGCCGATGGCTCGCGTGATCCAGGATCACATCAAGCGCAAGCTGGCGGACGAGCTGCTGTTTGGCGCACTGGTCGGTGGTGGCAAGGTGACGGTGGCCATGCTCGATGAGCAGTTGTCGGTCACCACCGAAGCCGCAGCCCCGGAAGCAGCTGACGCGGCCGTGGTGTAG
- the clpS gene encoding ATP-dependent Clp protease adapter ClpS codes for MSEDSKTDLRDDQDLLVQESRPELEKPPMFKVVILNDDYTPMEFVVIVLETFFAMSRENATRVMLHVHTQGKGVCGVFTRDVADTKVAQVNAFSRAHQHPLMCAMEEA; via the coding sequence ATGAGCGAGGACTCTAAAACCGATCTGCGCGACGATCAGGACCTGCTGGTCCAGGAATCGCGTCCGGAACTGGAAAAGCCACCGATGTTCAAGGTGGTGATCCTGAACGACGACTACACGCCGATGGAGTTCGTGGTCATCGTGCTGGAGACGTTTTTTGCCATGTCGCGGGAAAACGCGACCCGTGTGATGCTGCATGTGCACACCCAGGGCAAGGGCGTGTGCGGCGTGTTCACACGCGACGTGGCAGATACCAAGGTGGCCCAGGTCAACGCTTTCTCCCGTGCCCATCAACATCCCCTGATGTGCGCAATGGAAGAGGCCTGA
- a CDS encoding NUDIX hydrolase, giving the protein MTPEISLPRITVAAIVPDGDRYLLVEERSEGQTVLNQPAGHLDPGETLIAAVIRETLEESAWDVEPAGLIGIYQLVLPHVHYVRMAFLCHPLRHHPERALDTDILRTHWMTRAELASGAIAHRSPLVLRCIDDHQQGRLWPLEQIVEPVR; this is encoded by the coding sequence ATGACTCCCGAGATTTCGCTGCCGCGCATCACCGTAGCCGCCATTGTGCCCGATGGCGATCGCTATCTCCTGGTCGAGGAGCGCAGCGAGGGCCAGACCGTGCTCAACCAGCCCGCCGGCCACCTGGATCCCGGCGAAACCCTGATCGCCGCCGTGATCCGGGAAACCCTGGAGGAGAGCGCCTGGGATGTGGAGCCGGCGGGACTGATCGGCATCTACCAGCTGGTTCTGCCCCACGTGCACTATGTGCGCATGGCCTTCCTCTGCCACCCGCTCCGGCACCATCCAGAGCGCGCTCTGGACACCGACATCCTGCGCACGCACTGGATGACCCGCGCCGAGCTCGCCAGCGGTGCCATCGCCCATCGCAGCCCACTGGTGCTGCGCTGCATCGACGATCACCAGCAAGGCCGTCTGTGGCCGCTGGAGCAGATTGTGGAGCCGGTACGGTGA
- the mnmA gene encoding tRNA 2-thiouridine(34) synthase MnmA, translated as MNSPRVLVGLSGGVDSSVTALLLKQAGREVGGLFMKNWEEDDASGVCPAEADAADARAIAELLGIPFHGRNFAAEYWDGVFEHFLAELKAGRTPNPDILCNREVKFKTFVEHAEDLGYERIATGHYARLRQRNGLVQLLRGADSNKDQSYFLHALDQQQLGVAEFPIGHLAKPEVRRLATEAGLPTHAKRDSTGICFIGERNFDPFIARYLAPDPGPMRTPEGELIGEHRGLHFYTVGQRGGLNIGGRKGGSGEPWFVAAKSVSDNTLIVVQGDHPALYGQRLQTEAVNWIAGEAPSTAFRCTARIRYRQQDQDCLVRVMDPVFGTVEVQFDQPQRAITAGQSVVFYQGEVCLGGGVIALSDGYLGGLPAV; from the coding sequence ATGAACAGCCCGCGCGTATTGGTCGGCCTATCCGGGGGCGTCGATTCCTCGGTGACCGCCTTGCTGTTGAAGCAGGCCGGCCGCGAGGTCGGCGGCTTGTTCATGAAGAACTGGGAAGAGGACGATGCCAGCGGCGTCTGTCCCGCCGAAGCCGATGCCGCAGATGCCCGTGCCATTGCCGAGCTGCTGGGCATTCCCTTCCACGGTCGCAACTTCGCGGCCGAGTATTGGGACGGCGTGTTCGAGCACTTCCTGGCTGAACTGAAGGCCGGGCGCACCCCGAATCCAGACATCCTCTGCAACCGCGAGGTCAAGTTCAAGACCTTTGTGGAGCATGCCGAGGACCTGGGCTACGAGCGCATCGCCACTGGCCACTACGCCCGGCTCCGTCAGCGCAACGGCCTGGTTCAACTCTTGCGCGGCGCCGATTCGAACAAGGATCAGAGCTATTTCCTGCATGCGCTGGATCAGCAACAGCTGGGCGTGGCCGAATTCCCGATCGGCCATCTGGCCAAGCCCGAGGTGCGGCGCCTCGCTACCGAGGCCGGCTTGCCTACCCACGCCAAGCGTGACTCCACCGGCATCTGCTTCATCGGCGAACGCAATTTCGACCCCTTCATCGCCCGTTATCTGGCGCCCGATCCCGGCCCCATGCGCACGCCCGAGGGCGAACTCATCGGCGAGCACCGCGGACTGCATTTCTACACTGTCGGCCAGCGCGGCGGCCTCAATATCGGCGGCCGCAAGGGTGGCAGCGGCGAGCCTTGGTTCGTGGCGGCCAAATCAGTGTCCGACAACACCTTGATCGTGGTCCAGGGCGACCACCCGGCCCTCTACGGCCAGCGCCTGCAGACCGAGGCCGTCAACTGGATCGCGGGCGAAGCACCATCCACTGCGTTTCGCTGCACCGCCAGAATTCGCTATCGACAGCAGGATCAGGACTGCCTGGTGCGGGTAATGGATCCGGTTTTCGGCACCGTCGAGGTGCAGTTCGACCAGCCACAACGCGCGATCACCGCCGGCCAGTCGGTGGTCTTCTACCAGGGCGAAGTGTGCCTGGGCGGCGGCGTGATTGCGCTGAGCGATGGCTATCTGGGCGGCTTGCCGGCCGTGTAG
- the lptB gene encoding LPS export ABC transporter ATP-binding protein, producing MLVVESLSKRYRGRDVVRGVSCHLSVGEVVGLLGPNGAGKTTCFYMIVGMIAADHGRIELDGRDITPLSMSDRARMGIGYLPQEPSVFRRLSVEDNLLAVLEMRKDLTKRGRTVVLESLLEELQVTHLRGQLGQSLSGGERRRVEIARALAAKPRFIMLDEPFAGVDPISVGEIQEAIDHLKQRGIGVLITDHNVRETLDICDRAYVLNAGQVLAEGSPKQILAHPKVREVYLGDKFRL from the coding sequence ATGCTGGTGGTCGAATCGCTGAGCAAGCGCTATCGCGGCCGCGATGTGGTCCGCGGTGTGTCCTGTCATTTGAGCGTGGGCGAAGTCGTTGGTCTGCTCGGGCCGAATGGTGCCGGCAAGACCACCTGCTTCTACATGATCGTTGGCATGATCGCCGCCGATCACGGTCGCATCGAGCTCGACGGTCGTGACATCACGCCGCTGTCGATGTCTGACCGCGCCCGCATGGGCATCGGTTATCTGCCGCAGGAGCCCTCGGTATTCCGGCGCCTCAGCGTCGAGGACAATCTGCTGGCGGTGCTGGAGATGCGCAAGGATCTGACCAAGCGCGGCCGCACCGTGGTGCTGGAGTCCCTGCTCGAAGAGCTGCAGGTCACCCATCTGCGTGGACAATTGGGGCAAAGCCTTTCCGGCGGTGAGCGCCGCCGCGTCGAGATCGCCCGGGCGCTGGCCGCCAAGCCACGCTTCATCATGCTCGACGAGCCCTTTGCTGGCGTCGATCCGATCTCGGTCGGCGAGATCCAGGAAGCCATCGACCACCTCAAGCAGCGTGGCATCGGCGTGCTGATCACCGATCACAATGTGCGCGAAACCCTGGACATCTGCGACCGCGCCTATGTGCTCAACGCCGGCCAGGTGCTGGCCGAAGGCAGCCCCAAGCAGATCCTGGCCCACCCCAAGGTGCGCGAGGTCTACCTCGGCGACAAGTTCCGCCTGTAA
- the lptA gene encoding lipopolysaccharide transport periplasmic protein LptA, which translates to MFRNANVPDLRGVALLLLAASSPLAALESDREQPMQINSDRFEAGMDTNTTVLTGNVRIVQGSLVVKAARADITQDKGEVSRALLTGAPATLKQTMTGGGELNASASTIDYKLAEESVDLSGNVILERPQGTLRSERVTYSVKTGRLAAGEGVSGGVQLVIPPKAPKPADADKAKDEAPKSGMVLPMPDASPAFARNDQVG; encoded by the coding sequence ATGTTCCGAAACGCAAACGTTCCTGATCTTCGCGGTGTCGCCCTGCTGTTGCTGGCGGCGAGCAGTCCGCTGGCGGCGCTGGAATCCGACCGCGAACAGCCGATGCAGATCAACTCGGACCGGTTTGAAGCTGGCATGGATACCAACACCACGGTGTTGACCGGCAATGTGCGCATCGTCCAGGGCTCGCTGGTGGTCAAGGCGGCACGGGCCGACATCACCCAGGACAAGGGCGAGGTGTCGCGGGCACTGCTGACCGGCGCACCCGCCACACTCAAGCAGACCATGACCGGCGGCGGCGAGCTCAATGCCAGCGCCAGCACCATCGACTACAAGCTGGCCGAGGAGTCGGTTGATCTCAGCGGCAACGTGATTCTGGAACGGCCTCAGGGCACGCTGCGTTCAGAACGCGTCACCTATTCGGTCAAGACCGGTCGACTGGCGGCCGGTGAGGGCGTCAGCGGTGGCGTGCAGCTGGTGATACCGCCGAAGGCACCCAAGCCGGCGGATGCCGACAAGGCCAAGGACGAAGCGCCCAAGTCCGGAATGGTGCTGCCGATGCCGGACGCAAGTCCCGCATTCGCTCGCAACGATCAGGTTGGCTAA
- the lptC gene encoding LPS export ABC transporter periplasmic protein LptC: protein MTPERGRLWAVVLLLTSLASYGLIRWFAPEPPPAPATANARQDNEIRTVEMRVYDDQGKPNLVLISPRISSPRRSDEYLIESPLFDVVSADGARWNGKSLTGRLDVARNRLWLEQQVVLEGTKAERAPVTIRSEHIEFGIDERVASSDDAVEIISPGSEIKGVGLRADLKQDRFLLRSQVEGEYVPKRKRS, encoded by the coding sequence GTGACGCCTGAACGCGGTCGACTGTGGGCGGTCGTGCTGCTGCTGACCTCGCTGGCCAGTTACGGCCTGATCCGCTGGTTTGCGCCGGAGCCGCCGCCGGCGCCGGCAACGGCCAATGCACGTCAGGACAACGAGATCCGCACGGTTGAGATGCGCGTCTACGACGATCAGGGCAAGCCCAATCTGGTACTGATCAGCCCGCGTATCAGCAGCCCGCGGCGCAGCGACGAGTATCTGATCGAATCGCCCCTGTTCGATGTGGTCAGCGCCGACGGTGCCCGCTGGAACGGAAAGTCGCTGACCGGACGGCTGGATGTGGCCAGGAATCGGCTGTGGCTGGAGCAGCAGGTGGTGCTGGAGGGCACCAAGGCCGAGCGTGCGCCGGTCACGATCCGTTCGGAACACATCGAATTCGGCATCGACGAGCGCGTCGCCAGCAGCGATGATGCCGTCGAAATCATCAGTCCCGGAAGTGAGATCAAGGGCGTTGGCCTGCGTGCCGATCTCAAGCAAGATCGCTTCCTGCTCCGTAGCCAGGTGGAAGGTGAATATGTTCCGAAACGCAAACGTTCCTGA
- a CDS encoding KpsF/GutQ family sugar-phosphate isomerase: MNAIVSRSANGLPSAAIADAGRRVIEIEAAAIGALAARVDGAFTRACQLMLDCEGRVVVSGMGKSGHIARKIAATLASTGTPAFFVHPAEASHGDLGMITPKDLVLALSNSGETDELLMILPVVKRKNVPLIAMTGNERSSLARQADVHLDVAVSEEACPLGLAPTASTTAALVMGDALAIALLEARGFTSDDFAASHPAGQLGRRLLVHISDVMHTGKDIPRVTPEASVTEALMEMSRKNLGMTAIADADDRLVGVFTDGDLRRTLDDERVDLRATPVSKLMSPNPRTISADKMAIEAAQMMEAHKINGLLVVNEDGRLVGALNFHDLLRARVI, encoded by the coding sequence ATGAATGCCATTGTTTCACGGTCGGCCAATGGTCTGCCGTCTGCCGCGATCGCTGATGCCGGTCGCCGAGTCATCGAAATCGAGGCCGCGGCCATCGGCGCCCTGGCAGCGCGTGTCGATGGCGCCTTCACCCGTGCCTGCCAGCTGATGCTGGATTGCGAGGGCCGGGTGGTCGTCAGTGGCATGGGCAAGTCCGGGCACATCGCCCGCAAGATTGCGGCTACGCTGGCCAGCACCGGCACGCCGGCCTTCTTCGTGCATCCGGCCGAGGCCAGCCATGGCGATCTCGGCATGATCACCCCCAAGGATCTGGTGCTGGCGCTGTCCAACTCGGGTGAAACTGACGAGTTGCTGATGATCCTGCCGGTGGTCAAGCGCAAGAATGTGCCGTTGATTGCCATGACCGGCAACGAGCGCTCCAGCCTGGCACGCCAGGCCGATGTGCATCTGGACGTGGCCGTCAGCGAAGAAGCCTGCCCGCTCGGGCTGGCGCCCACCGCCAGCACCACGGCGGCGCTGGTCATGGGCGATGCCCTGGCCATTGCCCTGCTGGAAGCCCGCGGATTCACTTCAGACGACTTTGCCGCGTCGCATCCGGCCGGGCAGCTCGGGCGGCGCCTGCTGGTGCACATCAGCGATGTCATGCATACCGGCAAGGACATCCCCCGGGTCACGCCCGAAGCCAGCGTGACCGAGGCCTTGATGGAAATGTCGCGCAAGAATCTCGGCATGACCGCGATCGCCGATGCCGACGATCGCCTGGTCGGCGTGTTCACCGATGGCGATCTGCGACGCACGCTCGACGATGAGCGGGTGGATCTGCGGGCAACGCCGGTGTCGAAACTGATGTCGCCCAATCCGCGCACCATCAGTGCCGACAAGATGGCGATCGAGGCCGCGCAGATGATGGAAGCGCACAAGATCAATGGCCTGCTGGTGGTCAACGAGGACGGACGCCTGGTCGGCGCGCTGAATTTCCATGATCTGCTGCGGGCCCGCGTGATCTGA
- a CDS encoding BolA/IbaG family iron-sulfur metabolism protein — protein sequence MNAETVQAMIAAGMPQAKVSVEGADGVHFEALVIASEFAGLRPLQRHRRVYETLGDKLGGEIHALALKTFTPEEWAARG from the coding sequence ATGAATGCCGAGACTGTCCAAGCGATGATTGCCGCCGGAATGCCGCAGGCCAAGGTCAGCGTTGAAGGCGCCGACGGCGTGCACTTCGAGGCACTGGTGATCGCCTCCGAATTCGCAGGATTGCGCCCGCTGCAACGCCATCGGCGGGTGTATGAAACACTGGGCGACAAGCTCGGCGGAGAAATCCACGCGCTGGCGCTGAAAACCTTCACGCCCGAGGAATGGGCAGCGCGCGGCTAA
- the murA gene encoding UDP-N-acetylglucosamine 1-carboxyvinyltransferase, producing MAKIIVEGGVPLNGEVWISGAKNAVLPILSATLLADGPCVIGNVPHLHDVTTTMELLGQMGVELVVDERMHIHADPTKATSCFAPYDLVKTMRASILVLGPLVARFGHAEVSLPGGCAIGTRPVDLHIKGLEALGAEITVENGYIKAKAKRLKGARIVLDLVTVTGTENIMMAAALAHGTTIIENAAQEPEVVDLANFLIEMGAHIEGAGSNTITVHGVETLRGCTYDVLPDRIETGTFLVAGAISGGRVLLKRARPKTLDAVLQKLEDTGAHMNVTEDSIELDMRGNRPKAVSVTTAPYPAFPTDMQAQFTALNSVAEGVGMVTETVFENRFMHVQELRRLGADIRLHGNTAVVTGVPSMTGAPLMATDLRASASLVLAGLAAGGETVIDRVYHIDRGYECIEEKLGALGARIRRLPN from the coding sequence ATGGCCAAGATCATCGTCGAGGGCGGCGTACCGCTGAATGGTGAAGTCTGGATTTCCGGCGCCAAGAATGCGGTGCTGCCGATATTGTCGGCCACGCTGCTGGCCGATGGCCCCTGCGTGATCGGCAATGTGCCGCATCTGCATGACGTCACCACGACGATGGAATTGCTCGGCCAGATGGGTGTGGAACTGGTGGTCGACGAGCGCATGCACATTCATGCCGATCCGACCAAGGCAACGTCCTGCTTTGCCCCCTACGATCTGGTCAAGACCATGCGCGCCTCGATCCTGGTGCTGGGTCCGCTGGTGGCCCGCTTCGGCCATGCCGAAGTATCGCTGCCGGGCGGCTGCGCCATCGGCACGCGCCCGGTGGATCTGCACATCAAGGGTCTGGAGGCGCTCGGCGCCGAGATCACCGTCGAAAACGGCTACATCAAGGCCAAGGCCAAGCGCCTCAAGGGTGCGCGCATCGTGCTCGATCTGGTCACCGTGACCGGCACCGAGAACATCATGATGGCCGCGGCGCTGGCGCACGGCACCACCATCATCGAGAACGCCGCCCAGGAGCCGGAAGTGGTCGATCTGGCCAATTTCCTGATCGAAATGGGTGCGCATATCGAAGGCGCCGGCAGCAACACCATCACCGTGCACGGCGTCGAGACGCTGCGCGGCTGCACCTACGATGTGCTGCCCGATCGCATTGAAACCGGCACCTTCCTGGTGGCCGGCGCCATCAGCGGCGGCCGCGTGCTGCTCAAGCGCGCCCGTCCGAAAACGCTGGATGCGGTGCTGCAGAAACTGGAAGACACCGGCGCGCACATGAACGTCACCGAGGACTCGATCGAGCTCGACATGCGCGGCAACCGCCCCAAGGCGGTGTCGGTGACGACCGCGCCCTACCCGGCTTTCCCGACCGACATGCAGGCGCAGTTCACGGCACTGAATTCGGTAGCCGAAGGCGTGGGCATGGTCACCGAGACCGTGTTCGAAAACCGCTTCATGCACGTGCAGGAACTGCGCCGTCTGGGCGCCGACATCCGCCTGCACGGCAATACCGCAGTCGTGACCGGCGTGCCCAGCATGACCGGCGCACCGCTGATGGCCACCGACCTGCGCGCCTCGGCCAGCCTTGTGCTGGCGGGCCTGGCCGCCGGCGGCGAAACCGTCATCGACCGCGTGTATCACATCGACCGCGGCTACGAGTGCATCGAAGAGAAGCTCGGGGCGCTGGGCGCCAGGATCCGGCGATTGCCGAACTGA
- a CDS encoding DUF3108 domain-containing protein, which produces MKSSHFLGMTLLLASACNSASALEAFEARFAVSRNDKALGTMDMRLSAPAPGQWLFVSRTEGQKGLAGFLGVSIEERSQLVESDHGLTTQSYSYQQDMVGRHRKRQLSVGADGSVSESEGDKSWNYSLVRPVFDKHAVVLGIAERLASQTEAGSVFDLPVASKGKVESWRFLVVGEEDVETAGGKVKAVRVERMRENADRKTTSWHAASMGYLPVKVEQTEPDGERISSVLQSYQ; this is translated from the coding sequence ATGAAGTCTTCACACTTTTTGGGAATGACCCTGCTGCTGGCCTCGGCCTGCAACAGCGCCAGCGCGCTCGAGGCTTTCGAAGCGCGTTTCGCAGTGAGCCGCAATGACAAGGCGCTCGGGACCATGGACATGCGGCTGTCGGCGCCGGCACCGGGGCAGTGGCTGTTCGTCAGCCGCACCGAGGGACAGAAGGGTCTGGCTGGATTCCTCGGCGTCAGTATCGAAGAACGCTCACAGCTGGTCGAGTCGGACCACGGTCTGACCACCCAGAGCTATTCTTACCAGCAGGACATGGTCGGCCGTCATCGCAAGCGTCAGCTCAGCGTGGGCGCCGATGGCAGCGTGTCCGAGAGTGAAGGCGACAAGTCCTGGAACTACTCTTTGGTGCGGCCGGTGTTCGACAAGCACGCCGTCGTACTCGGGATCGCCGAGCGCCTGGCCAGCCAGACCGAGGCCGGTTCGGTCTTCGATCTGCCGGTGGCCAGCAAGGGTAAGGTCGAAAGCTGGCGTTTCCTGGTCGTCGGCGAAGAAGACGTGGAAACCGCCGGAGGCAAGGTCAAGGCCGTTCGCGTCGAGCGCATGCGTGAGAACGCCGATCGCAAGACCACCAGCTGGCACGCCGCCAGCATGGGCTACCTGCCGGTCAAGGTCGAGCAGACCGAACCCGACGGCGAACGCATCTCCAGCGTGCTGCAGAGTTACCAGTAG